The DNA sequence CAGGTCACAGAAAAGGGTGGTGAGAGGACAAAAGAAACGCAATCAGCTTCGACAATCGCTATTCAGGACTCACAGATATCCTCAAGCGGACGGAGCAACACCGGACAATTCCAGTTCGGATTCGGAAGCCCGCCCCGAACCCCCCCTGGTCATGGAATCGCGTCACCCTTCGCCCAGTTCGGAGGGTTCTCAGCGGGTTTGGCCTCCCAACAGCATGACCCAGGATCAGGAGGCGGGACACCGTTACAAGGAGCTGACCCCTCTACTAAAGTCGGTGAGTCAGTCGGAACATCTGACACTGTGGATAGGCCATCTCCATTCCACTTTCAAACACAGCCAGTTTTCGGCCAGCCAGGGTTCTTCTCCGGGTTCGGCAAGCCGCCACCGCCACTGCAGAGTCCAGGAGATAGCGAGAAAGTGAGGCAAGAGTCGAAATCTCTGAGCGCGACGCAGTCTACGCAGGTGAATGACAAGAAAACGATCACGCGCAAGGAGATGACAGTCCAACAAGCCGCTCACGTGACACGCGTGGGGAACGAAACCGAGGGTGCTTCTGGGAAGGTGTTGAGTTGCTCGCCTGAGATAACTCGAATGTTGGACGATTTACAAGAATCAAGCAAAGCGGAGGGACAAAGTGACCAGTAATAGATGATATCAATCGTGTCGTTGGGCTTGGTTTTTCAAAGAATATCCAACAGTAATGGATTCAGCTTACCGTATAAGCGAACCAACATCGACTGTTACGTGAGTGTAAGCTTTTCAAAGAATACCGGACAGTACAAGATTCTACTAGGTTGGAGTATAGGTGCGTTAGATTCTAATTGCGGTAATACCCTTGGGGTGAAGCTCAATTAATTAATCGATAAACAATGTAATACAAATCAATGGCAGTAACATAAAGATGCAAGTAGAACATCACAAGAGAGTGGACTCTAGATTAACTTTAGACAAAAACAATGAATCTGTACGAAAGCATGAATAGTATGAAAGCATGAAAGTATGAACTCTTAATGTTGAGATGACAAGCTCATTGCCATGATCTTCACTGAAGTCCTACAAGCGCGTGTTCCTTCGCCTgctagacgccatattgaaaattacccagaagacacTGAGGTTTAAACGCGTGGTATTTCCTTGTTTGTTTCTCTACAAATGAAGCTTCGATCCAGTCCTACAATTAGATGCCGCTTGTTACCAAGCTGCATCCCCGGGGGGAGGGTAGTGTAATTTTTGGTTCGTTCTATAAATGTCATTTTTTctagagaaaaagaaaattaaatcttaaaaaaaaaaacagattgttGCACTATATAAACATGTATTAACTATCATTCAGCTGTTTTGGGTTTCTCTTATGTCATTACTGATAGAGAAATCACTGTTTTTTAAATAGCAAATttgcccctccctccccccctgagTCTCAGATTTTTGGCACCCCCCTGAAAAAGTTATTTACACGACCTAAGGGACAtgtgccaagtttggtgcttctACTAATAAGTGCACGAAACTGCCATTTTTGGCGACAAGCCACCCTACTATATAATGAAGGAGTTCGGTTGCCTTTTTTAATAGGCAGGCAAAGTGTGCTTACTTTAAGGGTTGCCTTTTCTGTATAtttgaattttcaaaattcaaaaacagggtaccttttataaaaaaacaagccCTGGACCCGCTGAGTACAGGGAGCTCACATCTATGTTTAGACCAGGGGCGGTGGCACTATTCTGAGCGGATGTTTCTTTAACGCGTTTCAAGAGGTACATATGCAACCAACAACGAATTTGTTAAACAGTTGAAAATCCCGTGAATAAAAACCTAGGCTATAACCCGCGTTTATAGAAATAGCGCTTAATGATTTGGAACTAccacccacccttcccccctgaaaccaccaaccacccctcccgAAACCActaccctcccatccccccccctccccacacacacacttatGGGACCACTCCGCCGCCCCTTGTTTTGACAAATAGGTAGAATTGCTCAGAACTTTGTGGTAAGGGCGTAGGTGTCTCATCTGCCTCCTTGTGCACAAATATTAAACAACTGCAAATGAGCCGGCTGCAAAAAGCGGTAATAACATAAACTTGAACCTCATTGATCCAAGATTCTGTGATAAAGCTCCTTAAAACATGCCTTGTTTATCATCCCAGATTTTTAGGTGGTTAAGGTTAGAAATGTTCTCTTCCCTCGCTTGCCTGCgttctgtacaggacccgaaatgatcccagggcccgaaacgatcccaggacccgaaatgatacccaaaagtaccccaactgatcctcgggCCCGAaccgataccgaggagtccccgaaatcaaccccaaggaattgcggtaatggacaaagggaaagcagaagaaatacttgcaattttgaagcataataaagggttaacagcgactcgatttctaagcaacgtgacttaaaaatattaaattccaacacaatacttctatttattacattacggcgttaaacccataaacagagtccaaaacaaatacacaactttaaattgctactgaaaggaatacagcataaacatagcacagctttgctcagatcaccCAAaattttgaccttccatcacactcttaacattttgcggttccgacacatgactctgacactataaatgagagtctcatttccggtaaacatcacccctaaaaattaatattcatttgacaaccaaacatgtatttcaccacgaaatccttgtccacacgagcgaatatttaccgacacattttaggcagccggtttggccgagaagatggaatgacaaaagcacactgagtaatacactcgaacaacccttctactaccgattcaaaatattaagaggatgtggctcttgttgaaagcaatattatgtgagttttgaatttcctcatgtagccgtgcgtacaccccggcatgataTCATGATATAATAGGtatttcattcaccgaaaacaaacatgccaaaaaataactttaaaacatttcgcttcctatgaaaagcaggatgtcctatctgtaaagactttcttaCACATTtctttagttgtccattactgtaattccttagGGTTCATTCCGgcgactcttggggatcgtttcgggtcccgggatcagttgttTGTAGCTATGTTTATACATGCTGTATTTCTTTCAGCAGCAactaaaagttgtgtatttgttttagactctgtttatgggtttaacgccgggcaatgtaataaataaaagtattgtgttgaaatttaatatttttaagtcacgttgtttagaaatcgagtcgctgttaacccttaattatgcttcaagaattgcaagtatttcttctgctttccctttgtccattaccgcaattccttggggttgacttcggggactcctcggtatcgtttcgggtccgaggatcagttggggtacttttggggatcatttcgggtcctgggatcgtttcgggtcctgggatcatttcgggtcctgtacaatTCCCCCTGGAGTGATGCTTCCGATTCTTACTCTATTGAGCACTTAGCACTCGAATGGGTTCTAGGGGCAAGTCCCAACTTGTCCTTCGTGGCCTCTGCAGGAGCTTGGAACAGTGGGAACAATCGAGACTCAGTTTGCGATCTCATCAGGAGCAAAAAGACCTTTAAGGTAAGTTTTCTTCTCGCCTTCTCATAGAATATGGGTTGATAATAATTCAAGCAATTGTCGAGTTAGGCATGTTTTGTCACGATGACGCAATTATGATTCtcgaggaaaaaaaaaattgctttttcAATTTGCTTTAACTGAGCAGGTAGCAACTCGGCGCACAGACAAATATTGTATGTAGTTATCTCATGAAAGCATTCGTCTATCTTATCCCATATATTTACTCTgccaaagttttttttttggtgtgaGAAGCGACCGACCGATAACAGACAACGTTTTAGAGCTGATCAGGTGAGAGACAGTTTTGCGCTGTGTCATTTTCCAAGGACAATACGTCTGTGTTCCGTTTATGGAAAGTCAGCAAGGCCAATTCGGAAAATCAACGTGGACCTAAAACAAACCATACTAGTAAAAATCTAGTTCTTTTGCGGGATTGTCCAATCGATTCTTGTATGTATTTGCATTGGGGCGAGGCAATATTACCTCCGGTCAGAAATTCTAAGTTCTTCTATATGGCTACCGGGGAAAAAAGAGCACACTTCATAGTCCTTATGTCATTTATCTAACAGAATCCAAGAATTAGACGTACTTTTGCACCCAAAATTCGATAGATTTTTTCATCAGTGAAACGTAGCGACAGACAGACAGGGACATTAGGgaatttcccttttttttgtgCGAGTCATGAGCTCCCCTAAAATATAATAACCTTTTTTTACATTATAGATACGATGGAATCCCGGGATGCGGTACTTCTCGCAATCGTTATCACCAACACAATACtacttctatttattcttGTGCTCCTGCTTCGACGGAAGCGGAATCAGATAATTAAACTAGTATTTGATCAGAAACAACCGGCGCGGCTCAACAAGCAGGACTATACTAGGGGAAGATACGTCACCTATTATAGTCCCCCCACCGGATGGAACCCTGGAACTTCTAGTGTACTAACCATTACACTAACTGACGGTTGAAGATCTTCCCTAGCCAAGTCTAACTGGAAGCTACGTTTTCTTGCTTACTTTATTACAGACCACGTGGtgctgtgaagtgtctccatCAAGAATCGTATACAAAAAGACAGGAGCGAAAAATGGCAAAGGTCAAATTGTAAGGTCGGGTTAGCTTATAATCGcttaattttttaaatagataTTTCTTGTGTTATAAAAaccaaaataagctttagtactttttggtagataatcctttttgagatattgcaaattgcaagactcttgatttgtctgaaattgccCATTTTGGGAGAAATTGCTTCTTTTTTCATGATTTATTgcaactttgctcaatcatatctcaagaacgAATCATCTACCAAAAAGTACCAAAGCTCGATATTACGtaaggaacctctaggcaAAATGTAAGCAAaatataagctaacacaactttacaatttgaattttgccattttttgctctggTCATTCAAGAACACAAGTACATTCGCATAACCATGAATAAAGTAGCACACAAAGTGACATGGCGAACGTTTTCTTTAATTCGTCAAAACAAGAATTCACGGAACAAAGGCCTAGTATCCAAACGGTAAATAAGTTTCTATTGACACAGTATATTTCTATCAGCTGGTTCCAAGATCACCATAGTAGTGAATTGAATGaatgaagggggaggggggcctctagtcaaccccccccccccccgaccaGAGCTTCACTAGTGTTAACTAACCAGGGCTTAAAAGCATCTGATTATTTAAAAAGTCACTTTAAAAATCACCAAGTTTCTAGACAAACCTAAAGTCAAAGAGGCCATTTATGACGCGTGACTTCAAAGCTTTTGCAAGGTGTTGCCCAAGGTAGTGGGGTCACTATGGTTGCCTACAATATCCCTGCTAACAGTTGACATAGTCCTACTGCTTGCCTACAGTAAAGCCACAGAACCTCCATGCCTGACCCACAGGTTCACTCTCTTGCTCAAACAGCATGGGTAAGCTTGTCAGCGCCTTGTCAACAGTCTCCTGATTGGCCCCCGGCACATGGCGCTGTACATGAGCAGTTATCTGCTGTGCCGAGGCTCCAGAGGGGCACGCGGAAAGGAATGAACACAGGACTCCCACCAATGCCATTTCGTTCTCCGATAATCGCACCAGCTGTATAGGGTGAGGGAGATCAAGTTGTTTGGCCTCAGTCCCACTTGGCGTGTCCACTGGAGGTTTCTGGGTAGTGTCGTCGCTAGCCTTAGGTGTGACAGGTGCCTTGTCATCAGGCCCCCCCTCATCAGCATCAGGGACAACTTCATCCTGGTTCTTAGCTGCTGACTCTTCCTGACTCTCTCCCACGTTTTCCTCTTGGCTTGAACTTTTCGCCTgatcctcctcctcctcagatttttgttctttttcctcttttttctttgtagcccCTCGTTTAGCTTTGggtttctttttctctttctgCAAATAGTGCAAACGAATAGCAATCTAGTATGAACCAATATAAATAGCACTTCTCAAAGTGTCTGTCTGTACCTCTGTCTGTGTGTGTCTACCTTAGCTGTTCAATCAACAGTCAGTTTTTATCTATGTACTGTAGGTGACCACCCGTCCACTTGTCTAATCATACACATGCTGCCTTGACCCACCTCTGCGTCTGTCTTGTCTTCTTGGGACTCCTCTACTTGTGTTGCCTGCTTCTTTCCTCGTCTGCTCGCCCTTCTGCCTGCAGGTTTGCTCTTCTCCTTAGCTTCCTCAGCAGGTTGTTCGTCTGCCACTCCCTCTGGTTCAGCAGCTCCTTCCTCTTCCTCATCTGCCTTCCCCACCTCAACCTCATCGGCCTTCCCCACCTCAACCTCATCGGCCTTCCCCACCTCTACCTCATCGGCCTTCTCCACCTCAGCTGGCTCCATCTCAGTCTCCATATCAATAGTGTCTATGTTTTCATCAGCTGGTTCCTTTGCTTTGCCTTCAATCTCCATATCTGCAGTTTCTATATCCTCTTTTGCTTCTTCTTTTGTTACAACAACTTCAATATTGCTTGATTTGATCTACAACATACAACATACAAATGAGTATCTTGTTATTATGGAATTAGAGCTTTAGAGATGCTTTTCAGTGACAAATCCAGGGGATCCAGAGAAAAGTGAGCCCCCGCCCTCACCCACTCCTCCAGGCCACTAgaattttataaagaaatgcGAGGGAGCTAGAACACATCATTTTTGTACCCTCTATATTTATGGACTATACATCTATATTTATGCTCTCCTTCTTAGATGTAACCCCCTCTCCTAGAGATTTCCTTTCCCCATGCCTACAATGTTAACAGGAAAAACCATTGTAGTAAATGTGCCATCAACACTACTACTGATTAGAAAATTATCAGTGAAAGAAATCAATGTAAATTCTGTGTCCATTGTAATGCTAGGTTACATCGTGCAAATAATGATCATATGAGAGCTGTGAAGATGAATGATCTTTTTGGTAAACAGCCCTTTTGACGAATGCCACCTAAATCCAACTTAATTGTGCATATCACATACCTGGGGAGGCTTGAGCACAGCGTTCTGTAGATACTGCTGCAAGCCTTGCAGGGCAACAGTGAGCCGTGCTATCTACAAAGGATACAAGACAAGACCATTTATGGGCTACATCCCACATAGCATTACACCAGAACATGCTTTAGTAAGCACTACACAAAAATCAaacaataatatatagatttagacactgcctaaaagcggagccagctttATAACCATATTTTCATATTGAGAATCTTTGGGCAGTTTAGGGGTATGACCCCCTGAAGAATAGAGTCTCTAGACTAGAATTTCTTTTGAGGATAAAAAAGGGAtccataataacaacatcCGCTTGAGAATTCCCCAAACAAACACCGAGGTTTTCAAAACTCAACGAAGGCACaaaaagaatgttttatttgttttataaatttttttctaatccTACGCTAAATGCAAAAGTCAATAAAAAACTTCACAACAGCACACGCTCATGGTGTCATTCCAGTGCATGTCAGGGTACACACAGAAAACTGTTTGAAAAACTGGCTTCAAATACCAAGCAATATTTACTTCATCGTTTGGTGGTATTGGACTTATTTTGCGATTTCCTATTTACCTgggacatgtttttttttcctgaagaataatattttttagtgtTAAAAGGTAAATGTTCTCTGGAATTCACAGGGTTGCCGACTGATAATGCACGAATTCCCCTTGCACAATTTCATGTTGCGTCAACCACCGCGACAGGTAAAAAAGTCGAGCTGATGATATTTCCAGCTTGCTAAAGTACAAAGCAGTTCCATTGACAGACATAGCCTTCAAATTCTCATTTTCATACGGCCATTTGACTGGCTAATCAGTACattttttcaattaaatacTTTTTCTTGTCAATTCGTTTCTGCAATCATGCATTCTGTTATTCGTTTGTCGAAAGTCAGAGAATAGGCTTAATCCCCATGTCTTTTTTCAAGTCCTCCCGGTTCTTGCTGGACCTAGTCTCTCATTGGTTTAGAGTGATCAATTAATTAGCTGGCCTGTTCGCATGAGCTGGTCACGTGAGTGGTACAGATAGCTGACAGCGTGTGACCATGACCTCACTGACCACAATTTTTGAGTTGCCTAGTTTATGACAAACTTCTATACGTACGGCtccgctggctccgctataataGCACTATCATAACAATCACAATATTATAGCAAACTAGATcttatttttccaaattttgGTGCATCTATTAACTTCTTTTAATAGTTGCTTTACTACGTCTTACAGCTACGTATGTAAATTAACCTATGTACGCTAGAACAGAAAATCAAACCCAAAgcccagtggtgagaggcagTACACAGCGGGCAAGGGTCTGCCAACTGTGCTATCCCAGAGCTCCTGTCCCATGTTTACCTGACTATCCTTCTCATCGAAGACTGCTGCATATTTGTCCCTGAGAAGCTCCATCTCGTTTTTGTAAGACTCCACTTCCCACATAAGGCTTGTGTTTTTCTCAGCGAGGGCTTTCAGCCCTGCAGCCTGAGCTCTTGCTTTGGCGTCCTCTGGATCAAAAGCAGCCTTTGCACCCACTGCTATACAGGAAAACAAACAGTTGTACATGTATAAGTGGTGATATATGTGTGGGCCTAAGGCAGGCTTAGCACCTGTCTATACACAGTAAAATAGATATAAGTTTATGCAGTCCTGTTATCTCTCTAGCAATACAAACCTTCAAGAACTTATTGTCAAAATGTTGATGTTGGATCAAAATTATATTCTAAGAGCGTTTATTGTTCCCAAAGACTAGTAAGAGTAATACTATACCATAGACAGTTATACTAGACCATAGATTGTGTGAACCAAAGGGAGTTTTGGATCTTACCAAAGCAGAAAGAAAATGGCTGAGGCTGGGTATGGTAATGGGGCCTTAATGTCACCAGGTCTAATCCTAGACACAGAAGATCATTTCTTAGAATTACCTTCAGTTTGGTTGGCTGTCTGGTCACCTTTAGCAGCCGCCGTCACTGTGGTCTCCAGTGTCTGGCTTTCTACCTGGTCTTTGATACTTTCCTCTGGTTGTCCCTGGGAATCCTCATCAAGGTCCATACCTACCGAGTCCTGTTTTACTGGTTGCTCGGATTCCTCAATCAGTTTCATTTCCTGGTGGAAAACATGGCAAATGGTGCTGGGAGGAACTGCAAGGAACTCCTTGCTCGATTATTACACAGTGAAAAACCTTGGACCTTTGCTCTGAGTATACTTGCCATTGTTGTCCCATAATAAGCCTTTATGTGTACTTTGTTGGTATTACAAAGAGcagaagagctttgcaattcAAACCTGTCACAACATGTCTTTACCAGGCTTTCCCATGCACATAACTTTGAGTTTTCACTCAAAGTTTTAGGTTACAACAGATTGAAAACCAGGCTAAAGATACCAATACAGTATAGTAAAGTATTGCCTAATGGTTCAATTTATCTATTGCACATGTAAACATCAATTCTTGAGACACCTTCGAATGGCTACTTATGATCTGTACAATGTCATTATGCTTTACCTTCCTCTGCCCCAGCTTTCATCTTCACAAAGAAATGCATGTTCTTACCTCCATTACTTGTTTCTGCCAATCAGAGATGTTTCTTCTCTGCGCCTTGCTGAAGTGGTCCCAGCATTTTTTCTGACATGCTGCATTGAAAACAGTCAAGATTGTCTCTCCTACAACAAAATAAGACAAGCTTTTTTAGAATCCTTTctcattttttaaacaaatacatttcaagaatacagtaaataccAGCTCAGAGATTCCATATTAGTGCATAAGATTTTCAAATTGACAGCTTACACCATAATAGTGGTATAAATAAAACCCTGCAATCATTTGATAAATACAGACCTTGGTCTCTGACTTTCTTAGCCCTCCAGTACTGCTCCAATTTCTGGCGCTCCACTATTTCTTCATTCTCCTTCTTCTCCTTAACCAGCCTCTTTATATGATTGTGTATACAATTCAACAATGCATAGAAGGTTGCAACTGTCTTGCGAGTAACCTCGCCTCTTTCTAGCCATTGAGTCAGGGTGCTGAATGACTCGTAGAATGAGCCCTGCTCATTGCGCAGATTGTGCAGTAGCTCTGATGCAGCATGGTCTGTAAAGAACTTCACCTTTTTCTCTGTTTCTTCCTCAACTAATCTGATCTTCTCCATTTCTTCTCTGTATCTGTGACGCTCCTCTCTGGCCTGGGCTCTAAGCTCCCTCTCGTAGTCCTGCTGGTCGTCTCTGGAGGCTGCATAGTCTACAAAGATGCGAGATGACTCAATGGCCATGTTCTCACCCCTGGTGTACAGGCGATATCCTGAGAATAGTACTGCAGTATCCACAGACTCCTTAGCACCAAACCTAAGATGGCAGAACTTCCTAGCATTCTCTCCTTTCCCTTTAGAGATCCTGATACTTGTGATCTCACCGCAGACATAAAAGATTTCATTGATGATGTGCTCATTGATGGACTCAGGGAGACCACCGATGAAGACTGTGCGGCAGCCTTCAGGCTTCTCTTTCTGCTTCTGCATGGGCATGTCGGGGGGTGGAGGCTCTAGGGAGCAGTTAGGGCGGGTGTATGCTGTGATAGGGAGAGTGCCTTGCTGGCTGGACCCTTGAGTATCCATGCCTACTGACCCAGCCATTGTCTGTTCAGGATAAACTTGAGGTCCAATTGTGGGCTGCAGGGCACTGTTTGATGGTCCATTGCCTAGCAAGCCTGTGTTTGAAGCAGCCATGGGAGGGAGTAAGCTGGGGTTGAGGTTAGAGAGGATGTTGTTTGCTGAGGCCATAGCCGGGTTTAGTCCAAGATTCATCCCTGCTGCCATCATGTTCTGCCCTAACATGTTTTGACCCATCATGTTCTGCCCTAACATGTTTTGACCCATCAGGGCGGCATTTCCCATCTGTTGCAGTTGTTGCAGCTGTTGTTGCTGAAGTGCTACCCAGTTCTGTTGCACGTTCTGGGTTCCCCAGTTGTTTAGATTCACTCCTCCCTCATCTCTTCTTGCCGCTATTGACTTATCTCTCTCCCTGCGGCCACTCCCAGAATCATCATACCCTCTATCTGGACTCCGATCCCTGCTTCTATCCCATTTTGAGCTCCTGTCGAGTGACGACTCTCTTCTGTCATCTCTGTTATCTCTCCTAGCCAGCGGTCGGCCAAAGAAGGTACTAGGTTGACGCTCAGATGAGCTGCTTCTGCGTCTGCGCTTGTCATATCGTGAGCCTCCATCTGACCTCTGTGACGCATCCCAGTCTTGTCCGCGTTTCATCCCATCATCCCTGGAGTTGGAGTCTCTGCGGCTTGTTCTATCCATCGAGGAATCATATTCCACATTCCTGCCATAACTGTCACGACCAAACTCATCTTGGGTGTTGGCGACTGCTGAATATTGCATCATAGGCATAGTTTCTTGCGGCAACAGCGCAGACGGCTGCATGTCTGTGAGGTTGTAGATTGGGTTTATCATTGGCTGTGTGTTGTTCATCATTTGCGACGGGAAGTCCATGTCTGGTTGTGCTGCATTTCTTCTTAGTAATGCCATGGCCGATTGTTTTTGCTCCTGGTTAAAAAGAGTTAAGTACCTTAGGAATATAACAAACAAATTCTGTAGTCACCATCCTCAAACATCTTTGCTTACTAATTTCTCGTTTAACACACAACGAACACGGTTTTGTTGAAAAGATTCATTTTTTTCGATACTCAATGACGCGCAACATAAGTTAGTTTATTTAGTTAAGTAATTGAACTCCCTGTTGTAAATCCTCACTTCCTTAAAAGAATATCAGATCAAAAGTTTTTTCGACAATGTCTCTCGATAACTGCGTGTTTGAGGTTACTAAAATTTTATCAGTTACTTTCTCAACGAGAAAGATGTTTGCCTTTTTTCGCCGGTCGCTTCTAGCGGGGCCAAATTTCTCaaaaaggatttttaacagCTCTAACAGAGAGAATAACCCTCTCATTTCATTAAATAACCttttcttatctttttttGATGTTAAGAATAACAGTTTACCTTTTGCGAAGCTTGTACTGATCGATCAAAACTCGAAAGCGAACAACAAAGACCAAATTACAACATGGCCGCCTCGAGTTAATGAGCAAACTTTTCGCACCCCTCCCTACtggtaagaaaaaaattggCAGAAAAGCTTCCTTCTAGAATTAAACCTGAAATTATACTCACGCCATTCTAAGATAGTTTAAAAACCTACAGGTTAGCAAACGATCTTTAAAAGTAACTTAAATTGGTGGCAATTTTATAccaaaatgtaaaataaatataccTACTATACCTCCCTAGTCAGGCAAGGTTTTGCTTCAATGATCCGCGATCACTCGCTCAGCGGACTCACTTATTAGACGTGGTACCAAGATGGCGGAAGGTGAGCTTTGTTTACTT is a window from the Nematostella vectensis chromosome 9, jaNemVect1.1, whole genome shotgun sequence genome containing:
- the LOC5509477 gene encoding FK506-binding protein 5 isoform X2 — encoded protein: MALLRRNAAQPDMDFPSQMMNNTQPMINPIYNLTDMQPSALLPQETMPMMQYSAVANTQDEFGRDSYGRNVEYDSSMDRTSRRDSNSRDDGMKRGQDWDASQRSDGGSRYDKRRRRSSSSERQPSTFFGRPLARRDNRDDRRESSLDRSSKWDRSRDRSPDRGYDDSGSGRRERDKSIAARRDEGGVNLNNWGTQNVQQNWVALQQQQLQQLQQMGNAALMGQNMLGQNMMGQNMLGQNMMAAGMNLGLNPAMASANNILSNLNPSLLPPMAASNTGLLGNGPSNSALQPTIGPQVYPEQTMAGSVGMDTQGSSQQGTLPITAYTRPNCSLEPPPPDMPMQKQKEKPEGCRTVFIGGLPESINEHIINEIFYVCGEITSIRISKGKGENARKFCHLRFGAKESVDTAVLFSGYRLYTRGENMAIESSRIFVDYAASRDDQQDYERELRAQAREERHRYREEMEKIRLVEEETEKKVKFFTDHAASELLHNLRNEQGSFYESFSTLTQWLERGEVTRKTVATFYALLNCIHNHIKRLVKEKKENEEIVERQKLEQYWRAKKVRDQGETILTVFNAACQKKCWDHFSKAQRRNISDWQKQVMEEMKLIEESEQPVKQDSVGMDLDEDSQGQPEESIKDQVESQTLETTVTAAAKGDQTANQTEVGAKAAFDPEDAKARAQAAGLKALAEKNTSLMWEVESYKNEMELLRDKYAAVFDEKDSQIARLTVALQGLQQYLQNAVLKPPQIKSSNIEVVVTKEEAKEDIETADMEIEGKAKEPADENIDTIDMETEMEPAEVEKADEVEVGKADEVEVGKADEVEVGKADEEEEGAAEPEGVADEQPAEEAKEKSKPAGRRASRRGKKQATQVEESQEDKTDAEKEKKKPKAKRGATKKKEEKEQKSEEEEDQAKSSSQEENVGESQEESAAKNQDEVVPDADEGGPDDKAPVTPKASDDTTQKPPVDTPSGTEAKQLDLPHPIQLVRLSENEMALVGVLCSFLSACPSGASAQQITAHVQRHVPGANQETVDKALTSLPMLFEQESEPVGQAWRFCGFTVGKQ
- the LOC5509477 gene encoding uncharacterized protein LOC5509477 isoform X1 — translated: MALLRRNAAQPDMDFPSQMMNNTQPMINPIYNLTDMQPSALLPQETMPMMQYSAVANTQDEFGRDSYGRNVEYDSSMDRTSRRDSNSRDDGMKRGQDWDASQRSDGGSRYDKRRRRSSSSERQPSTFFGRPLARRDNRDDRRESSLDRSSKWDRSRDRSPDRGYDDSGSGRRERDKSIAARRDEGGVNLNNWGTQNVQQNWVALQQQQLQQLQQMGNAALMGQNMLGQNMMGQNMLGQNMMAAGMNLGLNPAMASANNILSNLNPSLLPPMAASNTGLLGNGPSNSALQPTIGPQVYPEQTMAGSVGMDTQGSSQQGTLPITAYTRPNCSLEPPPPDMPMQKQKEKPEGCRTVFIGGLPESINEHIINEIFYVCGEITSIRISKGKGENARKFCHLRFGAKESVDTAVLFSGYRLYTRGENMAIESSRIFVDYAASRDDQQDYERELRAQAREERHRYREEMEKIRLVEEETEKKVKFFTDHAASELLHNLRNEQGSFYESFSTLTQWLERGEVTRKTVATFYALLNCIHNHIKRLVKEKKENEEIVERQKLEQYWRAKKVRDQGETILTVFNAACQKKCWDHFSKAQRRNISDWQKQVMEEMKLIEESEQPVKQDSVGMDLDEDSQGQPEESIKDQVESQTLETTVTAAAKGDQTANQTEAVGAKAAFDPEDAKARAQAAGLKALAEKNTSLMWEVESYKNEMELLRDKYAAVFDEKDSQIARLTVALQGLQQYLQNAVLKPPQIKSSNIEVVVTKEEAKEDIETADMEIEGKAKEPADENIDTIDMETEMEPAEVEKADEVEVGKADEVEVGKADEVEVGKADEEEEGAAEPEGVADEQPAEEAKEKSKPAGRRASRRGKKQATQVEESQEDKTDAEKEKKKPKAKRGATKKKEEKEQKSEEEEDQAKSSSQEENVGESQEESAAKNQDEVVPDADEGGPDDKAPVTPKASDDTTQKPPVDTPSGTEAKQLDLPHPIQLVRLSENEMALVGVLCSFLSACPSGASAQQITAHVQRHVPGANQETVDKALTSLPMLFEQESEPVGQAWRFCGFTVGKQ